A DNA window from Phyllostomus discolor isolate MPI-MPIP mPhyDis1 chromosome X, mPhyDis1.pri.v3, whole genome shotgun sequence contains the following coding sequences:
- the GSPT2 gene encoding eukaryotic peptide chain release factor GTP-binding subunit ERF3B, with protein sequence MMDTGSSSSDSAPDCWDQVDMEALGSAPSGDPASSPVAEAQCEHLSAAFSRQLNVNAKPFVPNVHAAEFVPSFLRGQTQPQTFPADTTSFEEIYTGAGNPQGKRLGLGAPVEHSKEEQIVLHEGSNSAVTMEISEPVVENGEVEMVLEESWEHNKEISEAKPGGSSLGDSGPPEESGQEVMEKEEMRKSKFVVLPSGAPKKEHVNVVFIGHVDAGKSTIGGQIMFLTGMVDKRTLEKYEREAKEKNRETWYLSWALDTNQEERDKGKTVEVGRAYFETEKKHFTILDAPGHKSFVPNMIGGASQADLAVLVISARKGEFETGFEKGGQTREHAMLAKTAGVKHLIVLINKMDDPTVNWSSERYEECKEKLVPFLKKVGFSPKKDIHFMPCSGLTGANIKEQSDFCPWYTGLPFIPYLDNMPNFNRSIDGPIRLPIVDKYKDMGTVVLGKLESGSIFKGQQLVMMPNKHNVEVLGILSDDAETDYVAPGENLKIRLKGIEEEEILPGFILCDPNNLCHSGRTFDVQIVIIEHKSIICPGYNAVLHIHTCIEEVEITALISLVDKKSGEKSKTRPRFVKQDQVCIARLRTAGTICLETFKDFPQMGRFTLRDEGKTIAIGKVLKLVPEKD encoded by the coding sequence ATGATGGATACGGGTAGCAGCAGCAGCGACTCGGCGCCGGACTGCTGGGACCAGGTGGACATGGAAGCTCTGGGTTCGGCCCCCAGCGGGGACCCAGCCTCTTCGCCGGTGGCAGAGGCCCAGTGTGAGCACCTCAGCGCGGCCTTCAGCCGTCAGCTCAACGTCAACGCCAAACCCTTCGTGCCTAATGTACACGCCGCGGAGTTCGTGCCCTCCTTTCTGCGGGGCCAGACACAGCCGCAAACCTTCCCGGCCGACACCACCAGCTTCGAGGAAATCTACACCGGCGCGGGCAATCCACAAGGTAAAAGGCTGGGACTGGGGGCACCTGTGGAACATTCCAAAGAGGAACAGATAGTGTTGCATGAAGGTTCCAATTCAGCCGTTACCATGGAAATTTCAGAACCTGTTGTAGAAAATGGAGAGGTGGAGATGGTTCTAGAGGAGTCATGGGAGcacaataaagaaataagtgaagCCAAGCCAGGGGGTAGTTCATTGGGAGATTCAGGGCCCCCAGAAGAAAGTGGCCAGGAAGTGATGGAGAAAGAGGAGATGAGAAAATCTAAATTTGTGGTCCTACCTTCAGGTGCTCCTAAAAAAGAGCATGTAAATGTGGTGTTTATTGGGCACGTAGATGCTGGCAAGTCAACCATTGGAGGACAGATAATGTTTTTGACAGGAATGGTTGACAAAAGAACACTTGAGAAATATGAAagagaagctaaagaaaaaaacagagaaacttgGTATTTGTCCTGGGCCTTAGACACAAATCAGGAAGAACGAGACAAGGGTAAAACAGTAGAAGTGGGTCGTGCCTattttgaaacagaaaagaaacatttcacaATTTTAGATGCCCCTGGCCACAAGAGTTTTGTCCCAAATATGATTGGTGGTGCCTCTCAAGCTGATTTGGCTGTACTGGTCATTTCTGCCAGGAAAGGAGAGTTTGAAACTGGCTTTGAAAAAGGTGGACAGACAAGAGAACATGCTATGTTGGCAAAAACAGCAGGGGTAAAACATTTAATAGTGCTTATTAATAAGATGGATGATCCCACAGTAAATTGGAGTAGTGAGAGATATgaagaatgtaaagaaaaactGGTGCCCTTTTTGAAAAAAGTTGGCTTCAGCCCCAAAAAGGACATTCACTTTATGCCCTGCTCAGGGCTAACTGGGGCAAATATTAAAGAACAATCAGATTTCTGCCCTTGGTACACTGGATTACCATTTATTCCGTATTTGGATAACATGCCAAACTTCAACAGATCAATTGATGGACCAATTAGACTGCCAATTGTGGATAAATACAAGGATATGGGCACTGTGGTCCTAGGAAAGCTGGAATCAGGATCCATTTTTAAAGGCCAGCAGCTTGTGATGATGCCAAACAAGCACAATGTGGAAGTTCTTGGAATCCTTTCTGATGATGCTGAAACCGATTATGTAGCTCCAGGTGAAAACCTTAAAATCAGACTGAAGGGAATTGAAGAAGAAGAGATTCTTCCAGGATTCATACTTTGTGACCCTAATAATCTTTGCCATTCTGGACGCACATTTGATGTTCAGATAGTGATTATTGAGCACAAGTCCATCATCTGCCCAGGTTATAATGCAGTGCTGCACATTCACACTTGTATTGAGGAAGTTGAGATAACAGCCTTAATCTCCTTGGTAGACAAAAAATCTGGAGAAAAAAGTAAGACACGGCCCCGCTTCGTGAAACAAGACCAAGTATGCATTGCGCGTTTAAGGACAGCAGGAACTATCTGCCTTGAGACATTCAAAGATTTTCCTCAGATGGGTCGTTTTACTTTAAGAGATGAGGGTAAGACCATTGCAATTGGAAAAGTTCTGAAACTGGTCCCAGAGAAGGACTGA